Proteins encoded in a region of the Streptomyces akebiae genome:
- a CDS encoding helix-turn-helix domain-containing protein, whose translation MPPRVNPTARQGRLGAELRKLREAAGIESRDAAAFLGVNQTQISHIESGRFGISEERLRRLAGLYTCDDAHLIDVLAEMANDRGKGWWEEYRGVLLPRALDLAELEHHASYVRLFEAVHIPGVLQTEEHVRAASTFVRPELPEDDREARVSFRMRRQEVLDSGTPYDVIIHEAALRMRVGGPKVARAQLGHLLKAATRTNVTLRVISFAADGFAGAGFPMQYVGGVVPQLDTVQTDTPHGAVFFDAPAQLRHYRAQLERVDSAALSQDASLDLIRRIAQEL comes from the coding sequence ATGCCGCCGAGGGTCAACCCCACAGCACGCCAAGGGAGGCTCGGCGCCGAACTGCGCAAGCTTCGCGAGGCAGCGGGCATCGAGTCGCGGGACGCCGCCGCCTTCCTCGGCGTGAACCAGACCCAGATCAGTCACATCGAATCCGGACGGTTCGGAATCAGCGAGGAGCGGCTACGTAGGCTCGCCGGCCTGTACACCTGCGACGACGCCCATCTCATCGATGTGCTGGCCGAGATGGCGAACGATCGCGGCAAGGGCTGGTGGGAGGAGTACCGCGGCGTCCTGTTGCCCAGGGCGCTCGACCTCGCCGAATTGGAGCATCACGCTTCGTACGTCCGCTTGTTCGAGGCCGTGCACATCCCCGGAGTTCTCCAGACCGAGGAGCACGTGCGGGCGGCCTCGACCTTCGTGCGCCCGGAACTACCGGAGGACGACCGCGAGGCCCGCGTCTCGTTCCGGATGCGACGTCAGGAAGTCCTCGATTCGGGAACGCCGTACGACGTGATCATCCATGAGGCCGCTCTGCGTATGCGAGTCGGCGGCCCCAAGGTTGCTCGTGCGCAGCTCGGACACCTCCTCAAGGCCGCTACGAGAACGAACGTCACCCTCCGTGTGATCTCGTTCGCCGCGGACGGATTCGCGGGCGCCGGTTTTCCCATGCAGTACGTCGGCGGAGTTGTCCCGCAGTTGGACACCGTGCAGACGGACACGCCGCACGGCGCGGTGTTCTTCGACGCTCCGGCCCAACTCCGCCACTACCGAGCCCAGCTCGAACGCGTTGACAGCGCCGCGCTCTCGCAAGACGCTTCCCTGGACCTCATCCGCCGCATCGCCCAGGAACTGTGA
- a CDS encoding DUF397 domain-containing protein, whose amino-acid sequence MSPTPWQKSSFSGGGEDTSCLEISTTPTTLHLRESDSPATILSPSATALHALLSALRNGSRTSTSLEG is encoded by the coding sequence ATGTCCCCCACCCCCTGGCAAAAGTCGTCGTTCTCCGGAGGCGGCGAGGACACGTCCTGCCTGGAGATATCCACCACCCCCACCACCCTCCACCTCCGCGAGAGCGACAGCCCCGCCACCATCCTGTCGCCCTCGGCCACCGCCCTCCACGCGCTCCTCAGCGCGCTGCGGAACGGGTCCCGAACCTCAACTTCGCTGGAGGGATGA
- a CDS encoding carbon-nitrogen family hydrolase — protein MRASLIQIGVDEDESVDSRRRRVAALVRDQDDADLVVLPELWTTGAFAFESFAEAAEPLEGATYEAMAKAASDTGVWLHAGSIPERDPDGTLYNTSLVFSPSGDLAAVYRKIHRFGFDKGEAVLMGAGSDLVTLRLSETTVGIATCYDLRFPELFRGLVDAGAEMFVLSAGWPERRRSHWTLLAQARAVENQAYVLACGTAGTHAGVPQAGHSIVVDPWGEVLAEAGPDEEVLTVDLDPTRVATTREQFPALKDRLLGLETPRR, from the coding sequence GTGCGCGCCTCGCTCATCCAGATCGGCGTAGACGAGGACGAATCGGTCGATTCGCGCAGGCGGCGGGTGGCCGCGCTGGTACGGGACCAGGACGACGCCGATCTCGTCGTCCTCCCGGAGCTCTGGACCACCGGCGCGTTCGCGTTCGAATCCTTCGCCGAGGCGGCCGAACCCCTGGAAGGGGCGACGTACGAGGCGATGGCCAAGGCGGCGAGCGACACGGGCGTCTGGCTGCACGCGGGCTCGATCCCGGAGCGGGACCCGGACGGAACCCTCTACAACACCTCCCTCGTCTTCTCGCCCTCCGGCGACCTCGCCGCCGTCTACCGCAAGATCCACCGCTTCGGCTTCGACAAGGGCGAGGCCGTGCTGATGGGCGCGGGATCGGACCTGGTCACGCTCCGCCTGTCCGAGACGACCGTCGGCATCGCCACCTGCTACGACCTCCGCTTCCCCGAACTGTTCCGGGGGCTCGTCGACGCGGGCGCGGAGATGTTCGTGCTGTCGGCGGGCTGGCCGGAGCGCCGACGTTCCCACTGGACGCTGCTGGCGCAGGCGCGGGCCGTGGAGAACCAGGCCTACGTCCTCGCCTGCGGAACGGCCGGTACGCACGCGGGGGTCCCCCAGGCCGGCCACTCGATCGTGGTCGACCCGTGGGGCGAGGTCCTGGCGGAGGCGGGCCCGGACGAGGAGGTCCTCACGGTCGACCTCGACCCGACGAGGGTCGCGACCACGCGCGAGCAGTTCCCCGCGCTGAAGGACCGGCTGCTGGGGCTGGAGACACCGCGTCGTTGA
- a CDS encoding maleylpyruvate isomerase family mycothiol-dependent enzyme codes for MSLHPTLQPYADAWTHSVDAISELVSPLVEGEWNRRTPCPGWSVRDVVSHVIGLDCEMLGDPRPIHTLPRDLYHVRTEHQRYMEMQVDARRHHTAPEMTSELEYTIIRRNRQLRNESRDPSHKVRGPLGTELTLEQAMRNRAFDVWVHEQDLRAALGQPGNLDSPGAHVVRDELLSVLPKVVAEDAQAPRSSAVVFDVHGPVEFIRTVRVDIQGRGTLETAPALGPAATLTLDWETYVRLACGRVTADLVADRIKAEGDPHLIAAILRAFAVTV; via the coding sequence GTGAGTCTGCATCCCACTCTTCAGCCCTACGCCGACGCCTGGACCCACTCCGTGGACGCGATATCCGAGCTGGTGTCGCCGCTCGTGGAGGGCGAGTGGAACCGCCGGACACCCTGCCCGGGGTGGTCGGTGCGCGATGTGGTCTCCCATGTCATCGGTCTGGACTGCGAGATGCTCGGCGACCCTCGGCCGATCCACACCCTGCCGCGCGACCTGTACCACGTACGGACCGAACACCAGCGCTACATGGAGATGCAGGTCGACGCCCGCCGTCACCACACCGCGCCGGAGATGACCTCCGAGCTGGAGTACACGATCATCCGGCGCAACCGCCAACTGCGGAACGAGTCGAGGGATCCGAGCCACAAGGTGCGGGGCCCGCTCGGCACGGAGCTGACCCTCGAACAGGCCATGCGGAACCGCGCGTTCGACGTCTGGGTCCACGAGCAGGACCTGCGCGCCGCCCTGGGGCAGCCGGGGAACCTGGACTCGCCGGGCGCGCACGTCGTCCGTGACGAGCTGCTGTCCGTGCTGCCGAAGGTGGTCGCGGAGGACGCGCAGGCGCCGCGCAGTTCGGCCGTCGTCTTCGACGTGCACGGCCCGGTGGAGTTCATCCGCACCGTCCGCGTGGACATCCAGGGACGCGGCACGCTGGAGACCGCTCCCGCCCTCGGCCCCGCCGCCACCCTCACGCTCGACTGGGAGACCTACGTCCGCCTCGCCTGCGGCCGCGTCACCGCCGACCTCGTCGCCGACCGCATCAAGGCCGAGGGCGACCCCCACCTGATCGCGGCGATCCTGCGCGCGTTCGCGGTGACCGTCTAG
- a CDS encoding MFS transporter yields the protein MSRPAISASAGALPGDPPGGRRALAVWGVGVSVYFVAVIFRTSLGVAGLDAADRFHVGASALSTFSILQLLVYAGMQIPVGLLVDRLGTKKVLTLGILLFTAGQIGFALSPSYGMALASRALLGCGDAMTFISVLRLGSRWFPARRGPLVAQMAGLVGMAGNLVSTLLLARLLHGVGWTAAFAGSSVAGLVVLVLTLLFLKDHPDGHEPEPFPHHGAAYVRRQIAASWREPGTRLGMWVHFTTQFPAMVFLLLWGLPFLVQAQGLSRGTAGELLTLVVLSNMVVGLVYGQIVARHHAARLPLALGTVLTTAAVWATTILYPGDHAPMWLLIVLCAVLGACGPASMLGFDFARPANPPERQGTASGITNMGGFVASMTTLFAVGVLLDLTDDDYGIAFSAVFVLQALGLSQILRLRGRAARRERERLVASRVETVHVPA from the coding sequence TTGAGCCGGCCCGCGATATCGGCGTCCGCCGGGGCCCTGCCCGGGGACCCGCCCGGCGGCCGCCGCGCCCTCGCCGTCTGGGGTGTGGGTGTCTCCGTCTACTTCGTCGCCGTCATCTTCCGTACGTCGCTGGGGGTGGCCGGACTCGACGCCGCCGACCGCTTCCACGTGGGCGCCTCCGCCCTGTCGACCTTCTCGATCCTCCAGCTGCTGGTCTACGCCGGCATGCAGATACCCGTCGGCCTGCTGGTCGACCGGCTCGGCACCAAGAAGGTGCTGACCCTGGGCATCCTGCTGTTCACGGCCGGCCAGATCGGCTTCGCGCTGTCGCCGTCGTACGGCATGGCGCTGGCGTCGCGGGCGCTGCTGGGCTGCGGCGACGCGATGACGTTCATCAGTGTGCTGCGGCTGGGCAGCCGGTGGTTCCCGGCCCGGCGCGGGCCGCTCGTCGCGCAGATGGCGGGCCTGGTCGGCATGGCGGGCAACCTGGTCTCGACGCTGCTGCTGGCCCGGCTGCTGCACGGGGTGGGCTGGACGGCGGCGTTCGCGGGCAGTTCGGTCGCCGGTCTGGTCGTGCTGGTCCTCACCCTGCTGTTCCTGAAGGACCACCCGGACGGTCACGAGCCCGAGCCGTTCCCGCACCACGGTGCCGCGTACGTGCGGCGGCAGATCGCGGCGTCCTGGCGGGAGCCCGGCACCCGGCTCGGGATGTGGGTGCACTTCACCACCCAGTTCCCGGCGATGGTGTTCCTGCTGCTGTGGGGGCTGCCGTTCCTGGTCCAGGCGCAGGGGCTCAGCAGGGGCACCGCCGGTGAACTGCTCACCCTCGTCGTCCTGTCCAACATGGTGGTCGGACTGGTGTACGGCCAGATCGTCGCCCGGCACCACGCCGCGCGGCTGCCGCTGGCCCTCGGGACGGTCCTCACGACGGCGGCGGTGTGGGCGACCACGATCCTCTACCCCGGCGACCATGCCCCGATGTGGCTCCTGATCGTGCTCTGCGCGGTCCTCGGCGCCTGCGGCCCGGCCTCGATGCTCGGCTTCGACTTCGCCCGCCCGGCGAACCCGCCGGAGCGTCAGGGCACCGCCTCCGGAATCACCAACATGGGGGGTTTCGTCGCCTCCATGACGACCCTCTTCGCCGTCGGTGTCCTCCTGGACCTGACCGACGACGACTACGGCATCGCCTTCTCCGCCGTCTTCGTCCTCCAGGCGCTGGGCCTGAGCCAGATCCTCCGGCTGCGTGGCCGCGCGGCCCGCCGTGAGCGGGAACGGCTGGTCGCGAGCCGGGTGGAGACGGTGCACGTACCGGCGTAG
- a CDS encoding GntR family transcriptional regulator — protein sequence MSSAPAPASVPAVKQPPAADRVYAHVKQGVLERRYEGGTLLTEGELAEAVGVSRTPVREALLRLEVEGLIKLYPKKGALVLPVSAQEIADVVETRQLVEEHAVRKTTPASPQLIERLQSLLERQKEQAAAGDLAGAAVTDRCFHAEIVRSGGNEILSRLYDQLRDRQLRMGVAVMHAHPDRITKTLTEHEEILRALRAGDAEAAVALVHRHVSWFSMLARGEVR from the coding sequence ATGTCCTCCGCCCCGGCTCCCGCCTCCGTCCCCGCCGTGAAGCAGCCCCCTGCCGCAGACCGCGTCTACGCCCACGTCAAGCAGGGTGTTCTGGAACGCCGCTACGAGGGCGGCACGCTGCTCACCGAGGGCGAGCTGGCCGAGGCGGTCGGCGTGTCCCGGACGCCGGTGCGGGAGGCCCTGCTGCGGCTGGAGGTCGAAGGGCTGATCAAGCTGTACCCGAAGAAGGGTGCCCTGGTGCTGCCCGTCTCCGCCCAGGAGATCGCGGATGTCGTGGAGACCCGGCAGCTGGTCGAGGAGCACGCGGTCCGCAAGACGACCCCGGCCTCCCCGCAGCTGATCGAGCGGCTGCAGAGCCTGCTGGAGCGGCAGAAGGAGCAGGCGGCCGCCGGGGACCTGGCGGGCGCCGCGGTGACCGACCGCTGCTTCCACGCCGAGATCGTCCGCAGCGGGGGGAACGAGATCCTCTCCCGCCTCTACGACCAACTCCGTGACCGGCAGCTGCGGATGGGCGTCGCCGTGATGCACGCCCACCCCGACCGCATCACCAAGACGCTCACCGAGCACGAGGAGATCCTCCGGGCGCTGCGCGCGGGCGACGCGGAGGCGGCCGTGGCGCTCGTGCACCGGCACGTCAGCTGGTTCTCCATGCTGGCGAGGGGGGAGGTCCGTTGA